From Watersipora subatra chromosome 2, tzWatSuba1.1, whole genome shotgun sequence, one genomic window encodes:
- the LOC137388217 gene encoding C-type lectin 37Db-like, with product MWLAQIPTTINSACKNKGGYLATLETEEEVIWMHGFRSFHERLRVNSWIGGQKKGDVWSWKGLEQDFPIQFFDWAETEPDNYEGLQNCLALFGEYTIEGVPVAKTWFRFDDDACSTQNAFICEK from the exons atgtggcttgcccaaataccaacaacaatcaactcag CCTGTAAAAACAAGGGAGGCTATCTCGCCACTCTTGAAACTGAAGAAGAGGTCATATGGATGCATGGCTTCAGGAGTTTCCATGAACGGCTGAGAGTCAACAGTTGGATTGGTGGTCAGAAAAAAGGTGATGTTTGGAGCTGGAAGGGCTTGGAACAAGACTTCCCTATTCAATTTTTTGATTGGGCAGAAACTGAGCCAGATAATTATGAAGGCCTCCAAAATTGTCTTGCCTTGTTTGGAGAATATACCATAGAAGGTGTTCCGGTAGCAAAGACCTGGTTTAGATTTGATGATGATGCTTGTTCAACTCAAAATGCTTTCATTTGTGAAAAGTAA